In Microbacterium cremeum, a genomic segment contains:
- the cofG gene encoding 7,8-didemethyl-8-hydroxy-5-deazariboflavin synthase CofG encodes MTVVASSAETSPAVLSTVGRALDRAASGERLDAADAEALLGATGEQLDRVLGLAGALRDAGLEASGRPRIITYSRKVFVPLTTLCRDRCHYCVFVDTPGQLLKKHKPAYMSPEQVLGVVRQGQAMGCKEVLLTLGDRPEDRWPEARAWLDEHGFASTLEYVAHIARLVTAETGLLAHANPGVMSAEELRMLRPLAPSMGMMLETTSRRLFEEPGQVHFGSPDKDPALRLEVIDAAGRERVPFTTGILVGIGETLRDRAESLVAIRDAHERHAVNGQGHVQEVIVQNFRAKPRTAMQGAPDADLLEYVAAVAVARLVMGPRMRIQVPPNLSDPAEFELLVRAGADDWGGVSPLTADHVNPERPWPHLSELAERTAELGFQLRERLTAQPEFVLDSETWIDPALRPAVAALADPESGLASASVPRPGAASVPRPGAASVPRPGAASVPRPGAAPDAPADAPDAPAAPADAPAVQADAPQSQIARSRPAHPQELTAEPDAPSAPEARYAADAPSAADAPAQAPAVPADAPQSQIARTRPAHPQQVTAEPDAQSAPSAPSGASAAHAPRGRVRRLAEAAAGDPLALDDAEWVALLEATGDDLDALAATADDVRRYTVGEAVTLVVNRNLTSTGFRSTASPDPTTFILDDAAAIAADAADLGATELCVQGLLPAAEEPRRYLDIARAVKGAAPGIHLHAYRPQDVWDLADRGGLGLDGALTALREAGVDTVPGTGVKVLSERVRGLVAPADVEIDRWIDGITAAHRAGFRSTSVLFYGHVETAAERIAHLRRLRELQAPTGSTTAGGGFSEFVPIPLPGPRGGVPLVSGRAPLDEHRAMVAVSRLLLSGSIPHIQIPWTRVGREASVVLLQSGGDDLGGTLLDGRVKPETGIEHGLELPVTDAAALVAPLFRPFRLRTTTYGQVTR; translated from the coding sequence GTGACCGTCGTCGCGTCCTCCGCCGAAACCTCCCCCGCCGTGCTGTCCACGGTCGGCCGCGCGCTCGACCGTGCGGCCTCGGGCGAACGCCTCGACGCCGCCGACGCCGAGGCGCTGCTCGGCGCGACAGGCGAGCAGCTCGACCGCGTGCTCGGGCTCGCCGGAGCCCTGCGCGATGCCGGGCTCGAGGCATCCGGTCGCCCTCGCATCATCACGTACTCGCGCAAGGTGTTCGTGCCGCTGACGACACTGTGCCGCGACCGCTGCCACTACTGCGTGTTCGTCGACACCCCCGGGCAGCTCCTGAAGAAGCACAAACCGGCGTACATGTCGCCCGAGCAGGTGCTCGGCGTCGTGCGACAGGGTCAGGCGATGGGCTGCAAGGAGGTGCTGCTGACGCTCGGCGATCGCCCGGAGGACCGCTGGCCCGAGGCGCGGGCGTGGCTCGACGAGCACGGCTTCGCATCGACGCTCGAGTACGTCGCGCACATCGCGCGCCTCGTCACGGCCGAGACCGGTCTGCTCGCGCACGCGAACCCCGGTGTGATGAGCGCGGAAGAGCTGCGGATGCTGCGCCCCCTGGCCCCCTCGATGGGCATGATGCTCGAGACGACCTCGCGCCGGCTGTTCGAGGAGCCCGGGCAGGTGCACTTCGGCTCGCCCGACAAGGACCCGGCGCTGCGCCTCGAGGTCATCGACGCGGCCGGCCGCGAGCGCGTGCCGTTCACGACCGGCATCCTCGTCGGCATCGGCGAGACGCTGCGGGACCGTGCCGAGTCGCTCGTCGCGATCCGGGACGCGCACGAGCGGCACGCGGTGAACGGGCAGGGTCACGTGCAGGAGGTGATCGTGCAGAACTTCCGCGCGAAGCCGCGCACCGCGATGCAGGGTGCGCCCGACGCCGACCTGCTCGAGTACGTCGCGGCGGTCGCCGTCGCCCGGCTCGTGATGGGCCCACGCATGCGCATCCAGGTGCCGCCGAACCTTTCGGACCCCGCCGAGTTCGAGCTGCTGGTGCGCGCCGGCGCCGACGACTGGGGCGGGGTCTCGCCGCTTACCGCCGACCACGTCAATCCCGAGCGTCCGTGGCCGCATCTGTCGGAGCTCGCCGAGCGCACGGCCGAACTCGGCTTCCAGCTGCGCGAGCGCCTGACGGCGCAGCCCGAGTTCGTGCTCGACTCCGAGACGTGGATCGACCCGGCGCTGCGGCCCGCGGTCGCCGCGCTCGCGGATCCCGAGTCCGGGCTCGCCTCGGCATCCGTCCCCCGTCCCGGCGCGGCATCCGTCCCCCGTCCCGGCGCGGCATCCGTCCCCCGTCCCGGCGCCGCATCCGTCCCCCGTCCCGGCGCCGCGCCGGACGCTCCGGCCGACGCCCCGGACGCCCCGGCCGCCCCGGCCGACGCTCCGGCCGTCCAGGCCGACGCTCCGCAGTCACAAATCGCGCGATCCCGCCCCGCACATCCGCAAGAACTGACTGCGGAGCCCGATGCGCCGAGCGCACCGGAGGCGCGGTACGCGGCGGACGCACCGAGCGCGGCGGACGCCCCGGCCCAAGCTCCGGCCGTCCCGGCCGACGCTCCGCAGTCACAAATCGCGCGAACGCGGCCCGCACACCCGCAACAAGTGACTGCGGAGCCCGATGCGCAGAGCGCGCCGAGCGCACCGAGCGGTGCGAGCGCGGCGCACGCTCCGCGAGGGCGGGTGCGACGGCTCGCCGAGGCCGCGGCGGGGGACCCGCTCGCGCTCGACGACGCCGAGTGGGTCGCGCTGCTCGAGGCCACCGGCGACGACCTCGACGCGCTCGCCGCGACCGCCGACGACGTCCGCCGCTACACCGTCGGCGAGGCCGTGACGCTCGTCGTCAACCGCAACCTCACCTCGACCGGCTTCCGCTCCACCGCGAGCCCCGACCCCACCACGTTCATCCTCGACGACGCCGCCGCGATCGCAGCCGACGCGGCGGACCTCGGCGCCACCGAGCTGTGCGTCCAGGGCTTGCTGCCCGCCGCCGAGGAGCCCCGGCGCTACCTCGACATCGCGCGGGCCGTAAAGGGCGCGGCCCCCGGCATCCACCTGCATGCGTACCGCCCGCAAGACGTGTGGGACCTCGCCGATCGCGGCGGCCTGGGCCTCGACGGCGCACTCACGGCTCTGCGCGAGGCTGGCGTGGACACCGTCCCGGGCACCGGGGTCAAGGTGCTGAGCGAACGCGTGCGCGGCCTCGTCGCGCCGGCCGATGTCGAGATCGACCGCTGGATCGACGGCATCACCGCGGCGCACCGGGCTGGCTTCCGCTCGACGAGCGTGCTCTTCTACGGCCACGTCGAGACCGCCGCGGAGCGCATCGCGCACCTGCGGCGCCTGCGCGAGCTCCAGGCTCCGACCGGCTCGACCACCGCGGGAGGCGGGTTCTCCGAGTTCGTGCCGATCCCGCTCCCCGGCCCTCGCGGCGGCGTTCCGCTCGTCAGCGGCCGCGCGCCGCTCGACGAGCACCGCGCGATGGTGGCGGTGTCGCGGCTGCTGCTGTCGGGCAGCATCCCGCACATCCAGATCCCGTGGACGCGCGTCGGGCGCGAGGCATCCGTCGTCCTGCTGCAGTCCGGCGGCGACGACCTCGGCGGCACGCTCCTCGACGGGCGCGTCAAGCCCGAGACCGGCATCGAGCACGGTCTCGAACTGCCGGTGACGGATGCCGCGGCCCTCGTCGCGCCGCTCTTCCGGCCGTTCCGCCTCCGCACCACGACGTACGGCCAGGTCACGCGATGA